In a single window of the Streptomyces sp. HUAS ZL42 genome:
- a CDS encoding type II toxin-antitoxin system VapB family antitoxin has product MSLTHIDIDDEALETAKRLGGHRTKTAAVAAALEAYNKRLARAAAYDKYFEMAQDWDVEGAEQAHRADKDAARR; this is encoded by the coding sequence ATGTCGCTCACCCACATCGATATCGACGACGAAGCCCTGGAAACAGCCAAGCGCCTGGGCGGCCACCGGACCAAGACCGCCGCAGTGGCGGCGGCGCTGGAGGCGTACAACAAGCGACTGGCTCGCGCCGCCGCATACGACAAGTACTTCGAGATGGCCCAGGACTGGGACGTCGAGGGGGCCGAACAGGCACATCGAGCGGACAAGGACGCGGCTCGTCGGTGA
- the smpB gene encoding SsrA-binding protein SmpB: protein MYVPKESQPKQGGTAAKAKDGEKGGKRKIVAQNKKARHDYAIIDTYEAGIVLTGTEVKSLRQGRTSLADGFVQIDGGEAWLHNAHIPEYSQGSWTNHSARRKRKLLLHREEIDKLSVKADETGHTIVPLAIYFKDGRAKAEIALARGKKEYDKRQTLREKQDRRESDRAIAAAKRRQRGA, encoded by the coding sequence ATGTACGTACCCAAGGAGTCCCAGCCCAAGCAGGGCGGGACGGCCGCCAAGGCCAAGGACGGCGAGAAGGGCGGCAAGCGCAAGATCGTCGCGCAGAACAAGAAGGCGCGGCACGACTACGCGATCATCGACACCTACGAGGCCGGGATCGTCCTCACAGGCACCGAGGTGAAGTCACTGCGCCAGGGACGGACCTCGCTGGCCGATGGCTTCGTCCAGATCGACGGGGGCGAGGCGTGGCTGCACAACGCCCACATCCCCGAGTACAGCCAGGGCAGCTGGACGAACCACTCCGCGCGTCGTAAGCGCAAGCTCCTGCTGCACCGGGAGGAGATCGACAAGCTGTCAGTCAAGGCGGACGAGACGGGTCACACGATCGTGCCCCTCGCGATCTACTTCAAGGACGGCCGCGCGAAGGCCGAGATCGCGCTCGCGCGAGGCAAGAAGGAGTACGACAAGCGCCAGACCCTCCGCGAGAAGCAGGACCGGCGGGAGTCGGACCGCGCGATCGCGGCGGCGAAGCGCAGGCAGCGGGGCGCGTAG
- a CDS encoding winged helix-turn-helix domain-containing protein — protein sequence MRYAQGGGLTAERRKFRERIRYQAGERFARSERTAVIARDLRVSERSVERWRRAWQEGGMDALASTGPAKLPKVSDLQFAVLEEELALGPAEHGWEDQRWTLARVRALIAWKFGIDCSSAAVWRLLHRHGWSWQCPARRALERDEHAVELWKKDVWPQVE from the coding sequence ATGCGGTACGCGCAGGGCGGTGGGCTGACCGCCGAGCGGCGGAAGTTTCGTGAGCGGATCCGGTACCAGGCCGGTGAGCGGTTCGCACGCAGTGAGAGAACCGCGGTGATCGCGAGGGATCTGCGGGTGAGTGAGCGGTCGGTGGAGCGCTGGCGTCGTGCCTGGCAGGAGGGCGGGATGGACGCCCTCGCCTCCACGGGACCGGCCAAACTTCCCAAGGTGTCCGACTTACAGTTCGCCGTGCTGGAGGAGGAGTTGGCCCTCGGGCCGGCCGAGCACGGCTGGGAGGACCAGCGGTGGACCCTGGCACGGGTCAGAGCGCTGATCGCCTGGAAGTTCGGCATCGACTGCTCCTCGGCAGCCGTCTGGCGGCTGCTGCACCGGCACGGCTGGTCCTGGCAGTGCCCGGCCCGCCGCGCGCTGGAACGCGACGAGCATGCGGTCGAGCTGTGGAAGAAGGACGTGTGGCCGCAGGTGGAATGA
- a CDS encoding S41 family peptidase, with protein MSGRDLFCQPRRFGRGAALTLVFASVLVAGAATGSLPGDGRRAASGDARTAPASHQEDVARAAQEAMADGKSPMEAAERAVSRSGDRWGAVYSEGEYEEFEEALDGQYTGVGLWARRERDGRIEVARVQAGSPAAVAGIRTGDRLRSVDGARVDGRPVTEVVSLLRGDATDAPAGTTVTLGLERGTRAWSKTLRRARLSTNSVTVRKLAGGITVIKIAAFTKGSGDAVRTAVRRAPAGAGIILDLRGNSGGLVTEAVGAASAFLDGGLVATYDVDGEQRALHADPGGDTTRPLVALVDGGTMSAAELLTGALQDRGRAVVVGSRTFGKGSVQMPSRLPDGSVAELTVGHYRTPSGHAVDVRGITPDLDVEQTDQQAAVDRAETVLSGLGGLGDAD; from the coding sequence ATGTCAGGTCGTGACCTGTTCTGTCAGCCCCGTCGCTTCGGCCGCGGGGCCGCCCTGACATTGGTGTTCGCGAGCGTGCTCGTCGCCGGTGCCGCGACGGGCTCCCTGCCCGGTGACGGGCGCAGGGCCGCCTCCGGTGATGCCCGGACGGCCCCCGCGAGCCATCAGGAGGACGTGGCCAGGGCGGCCCAGGAGGCCATGGCCGACGGCAAGTCCCCGATGGAGGCCGCCGAGCGTGCCGTCAGCCGCAGCGGTGACCGCTGGGGGGCCGTCTACTCCGAGGGCGAGTACGAGGAGTTCGAGGAGGCCCTCGACGGCCAGTACACCGGGGTCGGACTGTGGGCGCGGCGCGAGCGGGACGGCCGTATCGAGGTGGCAAGGGTGCAGGCGGGGTCGCCCGCGGCCGTCGCCGGGATCCGCACGGGCGACCGGCTGCGCAGCGTCGACGGCGCGCGGGTCGACGGGCGGCCCGTCACGGAGGTCGTCTCGTTACTGCGCGGCGACGCCACGGACGCGCCCGCCGGTACGACCGTCACGCTGGGCCTGGAGCGGGGCACGCGCGCGTGGAGCAAGACCTTGCGCCGGGCCCGTCTGTCCACGAATTCGGTCACCGTTCGAAAACTCGCCGGCGGGATCACGGTGATCAAGATCGCCGCCTTCACCAAGGGCTCCGGCGACGCCGTACGCACCGCCGTACGGCGGGCTCCGGCCGGCGCCGGGATCATCCTCGACCTGCGCGGCAACTCCGGCGGCCTGGTCACCGAGGCCGTCGGTGCCGCCTCCGCCTTCCTCGACGGCGGCCTGGTCGCGACGTACGACGTGGACGGCGAGCAGCGCGCCCTGCACGCCGATCCGGGCGGTGACACCACCAGACCCCTGGTCGCGCTTGTCGACGGCGGCACGATGAGCGCGGCCGAGCTGCTCACCGGAGCCCTGCAGGACCGCGGGCGCGCGGTCGTCGTGGGCTCCCGCACCTTCGGCAAGGGCTCGGTCCAGATGCCGAGCCGGCTGCCCGACGGCTCCGTCGCCGAGCTGACCGTCGGGCACTACCGCACCCCGTCCGGCCACGCTGTCGACGTCCGGGGCATCACCCCGGACCTGGACGTCGAGCAGACCGACCAGCAGGCCGCCGTCGACCGGGCCGAGACGGTGCTCAGCGGTCTGGGCGGCCTGGGCGACGCCGATTAA
- a CDS encoding transposase has product MTPPRARTWGRRGHTPVVRVRGRSWRRWSIAAMCCYKQGETSRLIYRPRRHRKHKGKGRDSFSWRDYRDLAVRAHLQLKAPIVLVWDNLNTHLAAGMRQYADEHDWLTIVQLPSYAPDLNPAEGVWSLLRRGPLANTAFTDDDHLERTLRRGLRHIQLRHDLIDGCLAGTGLSLTHHPTTIRGNQ; this is encoded by the coding sequence ATGACACCGCCGCGGGCCCGCACCTGGGGCCGACGTGGGCACACGCCGGTGGTCCGGGTGCGCGGCCGCTCCTGGCGCCGCTGGTCGATCGCCGCCATGTGCTGCTACAAGCAAGGAGAAACCTCCCGGCTGATCTACCGGCCGCGCCGCCACCGCAAGCACAAGGGCAAAGGGCGCGACAGCTTCTCCTGGCGCGACTACCGCGACCTGGCGGTGCGCGCGCACCTCCAGCTCAAGGCCCCGATCGTGCTCGTCTGGGACAATCTCAATACCCATCTCGCCGCCGGCATGCGCCAGTACGCGGACGAACACGACTGGCTCACCATCGTCCAACTTCCCTCTTATGCACCGGACTTGAATCCGGCGGAAGGCGTCTGGTCGCTGTTACGGCGCGGCCCGCTGGCCAACACCGCATTCACCGACGACGACCACCTCGAACGCACCCTCCGCCGCGGACTTCGCCATATCCAGTTACGGCACGACCTCATCGACGGCTGCCTTGCCGGCACCGGACTCAGCCTCACCCACCACCCGACAACAATCCGAGGAAATCAGTAA
- a CDS encoding LamG domain-containing protein, producing the protein MPAPDSASPTTRQQSEEISNEPGAFTFAPATGDTNIVAYQYKLSMGDAWSADLTGSTPTVTITPDHAGTHRLYARAKDSVGRYGAEWVVDFLVAAGAGPVGRWHFDEASGAAVDSATEDGADDAVLSGGAVRDERGRRGKITHDAHGVPLKDSVTDKGMALNGTSGYAATSGPILETRSAFTLAAWVRLERDDRSAAVLSTKDSVSSPFLLEYEANKKTWFFGIRKPGATDWYYGQFAAFPAQVGVWTHLAGTYEPATGKLMLYVDGRMQYQGQTVQGSYPSTAPLDFGRHQFSTGPNAYFQGSIDEVAVWQRVLSVQDIRDEAQLLTSEGFAGAELVADWSADLGSGTTIADTTSGYGKTLTLADGASLDGDAIVLDGVDDAASAPGPLVYEHGAFTVSTLVQLDGAKLAAKDVGYTGQVLGQRTGDGSSWGFWYELTDKPSVWDPEALEERTVLVGTWHFGRLNNDGTFDSVVSDEVAAVDSPVRLTGIYDPLTGTISLYLGHNQKGANKAYTVKLGSGDFTVGKGFTNSTWQHYLPARVNEMRVWAGAMASSEQIDETVGD; encoded by the coding sequence TTGCCGGCACCGGACTCAGCCTCACCCACCACCCGACAACAATCCGAGGAAATCAGTAACGAGCCGGGCGCGTTCACTTTCGCACCGGCGACAGGGGACACGAACATCGTTGCCTACCAGTACAAACTGTCCATGGGGGACGCGTGGTCGGCAGACCTGACCGGCTCGACGCCGACGGTCACGATCACACCCGATCACGCGGGAACGCATCGCCTGTATGCGCGGGCCAAGGACAGCGTCGGCCGCTACGGTGCGGAGTGGGTGGTCGATTTCCTCGTCGCCGCGGGCGCGGGCCCGGTGGGCCGGTGGCACTTCGACGAGGCGAGCGGCGCCGCAGTGGACTCCGCGACCGAGGACGGGGCGGACGATGCGGTGCTGAGCGGCGGAGCTGTGCGTGACGAACGTGGTCGCCGTGGAAAGATCACCCACGATGCGCACGGCGTGCCGCTGAAGGACTCGGTCACGGACAAGGGTATGGCGCTGAACGGTACCAGCGGCTACGCGGCAACCAGCGGGCCAATTTTGGAGACGCGCTCGGCCTTCACCCTCGCCGCATGGGTGCGGCTGGAGCGAGACGACCGCAGCGCAGCGGTGCTGTCGACGAAGGACAGCGTCAGCAGCCCGTTCCTCCTGGAGTACGAGGCCAATAAGAAAACCTGGTTCTTCGGCATCCGTAAGCCGGGCGCAACCGACTGGTACTACGGCCAGTTCGCGGCCTTCCCGGCACAGGTCGGCGTATGGACGCACCTGGCCGGTACCTACGAGCCGGCGACTGGCAAGCTCATGTTGTACGTGGACGGCCGCATGCAGTACCAGGGGCAGACCGTGCAGGGTTCGTATCCCTCGACCGCGCCGCTGGACTTCGGCCGCCACCAGTTCAGCACCGGTCCCAACGCGTACTTCCAGGGCTCGATCGACGAGGTCGCCGTCTGGCAGCGCGTGCTGAGCGTGCAGGACATCCGCGATGAGGCCCAGCTGCTCACCTCCGAGGGGTTCGCGGGTGCCGAACTGGTCGCGGATTGGTCGGCGGACCTGGGCAGCGGCACCACCATTGCGGATACCACGTCCGGTTACGGCAAGACCCTGACCCTGGCCGACGGGGCATCGCTGGACGGTGACGCAATCGTGCTGGACGGTGTGGATGATGCGGCGAGCGCACCGGGGCCGCTGGTGTACGAGCACGGTGCCTTCACCGTGTCCACCCTGGTGCAGCTGGACGGGGCGAAACTCGCAGCCAAAGACGTCGGTTACACCGGCCAGGTCCTTGGCCAGCGCACCGGGGACGGCTCGTCCTGGGGCTTCTGGTACGAGCTGACAGATAAGCCATCCGTATGGGACCCGGAGGCCCTGGAGGAGCGGACCGTGCTGGTCGGCACCTGGCACTTCGGGCGCCTGAACAACGACGGCACCTTCGACTCCGTGGTCTCCGACGAAGTCGCCGCGGTGGACAGCCCGGTCCGGCTCACCGGCATCTACGACCCGCTAACCGGGACCATCAGCCTCTACTTGGGCCACAACCAGAAGGGCGCCAACAAGGCATACACCGTCAAGCTCGGCTCCGGTGACTTCACCGTCGGCAAGGGCTTCACCAACAGCACCTGGCAGCACTATCTACCGGCACGGGTCAACGAGATGCGCGTCTGGGCCGGCGCGATGGCCAGCAGTGAACAGATCGACGAGACCGTGGGCGACTGA
- a CDS encoding PIN domain-containing protein produces the protein MRYLLDSSALWRLLRDRDLYEMWRPVVMDGDALSCYPQRAEFLRSARDSKEYRAFSDMFADLYDDVSLPKTAGHWIGAFQQRAADQGAHRSLSAVDLQICATAAHHGLVVLHDDADFVTAARFAVELSQHNVHDGPRD, from the coding sequence ATGCGTTACCTGCTCGACTCGTCGGCGCTGTGGCGCCTGCTCAGGGACCGCGACCTGTATGAGATGTGGCGACCGGTAGTCATGGACGGAGATGCCCTCTCGTGCTATCCGCAGCGAGCCGAGTTCCTCCGGTCCGCGCGTGATTCCAAGGAATACAGGGCATTCAGCGACATGTTCGCCGATCTCTACGACGACGTATCCCTACCCAAGACCGCCGGTCATTGGATCGGAGCCTTCCAGCAGCGCGCGGCGGACCAGGGAGCACACCGGTCCCTCTCGGCCGTCGACCTGCAGATCTGCGCAACGGCGGCCCATCACGGACTCGTAGTCCTTCATGACGACGCCGATTTCGTGACGGCGGCCCGGTTCGCGGTGGAACTGAGCCAGCACAACGTCCACGACGGCCCTCGCGACTGA